Proteins from one Coffea arabica cultivar ET-39 chromosome 8c, Coffea Arabica ET-39 HiFi, whole genome shotgun sequence genomic window:
- the LOC113706941 gene encoding protein ANTI-SILENCING 1 isoform X2 — MASAEIENSGKPEFSWGKKRGVGGKKKEVQFYESFTYDGVEYALYDCVYLQNKDREAEPYVGKLVKIWKNADNSKKIKVQWFFRPSEISYWLEKLSVVASENELFLASGDGKGLANVNPLEAIVGKCFVVCVSRDDRNPQPSEEQLRNADYVFYRSFDVGQCSILDKMNDKVGELEVRFVFNRQENGIDTGPILGSKLKEKDSRISVAYEETLQHLGQQPHEVLESIKEDGNHSHLVAKEDAEAGYLLSKVETSNGHAESFLDHLKPRVGKRSAPLVDQLNGEVTSSISQKNNSADANAATKQAKDSVLPASKGVAGERLECDPPNLDDKSSKREKLDDPVKLTESKEKINIEQLTSNQVDLKKSSLVSVEEKTKLGPRKDTVGLDKHRKLIKDSNVLDERPSKKLKVQESVKLSEDNDKNYLEKDNSTTSGSKAKGSLAAGSSAEGTGKAMLAQSSSRPVKDTKFSEDSGALGDRPSKKLKVQESVKLFEDKDKNSLDRATTSGSNAKGPLFAGSSTEAIGRAKLAQNSNGLEKDTKFNEEPKALEYQPLKKLKDKESKSVNLSEDKSKNNLEKVNITTSGSNEKGFGAGGLIEDKRKATVAQNSALMDDGLSKEKPNGKVNELNKTIAGPEKIHTKEEPGEKMEKLSKSSSKLDKGPPAEMCELKLSENSNDSIGLENGPSMVKPNAKTNLLVKNCFRSGKGPSEEKLDEKIRPNKGSTKSSNAFVDDKIYGKIFDVTQRPEKGKWFKSPGIFLERMVVAHDEGKLVLLQNLDPSFTSAEVEDIVWSVFKETCTAKVVQGTAISSPFCGRALVIFNSAEVAERVVKALIDGCLIISNRRPVVGCIANLLHLRGKQSTFHGHVSVDEVDENKTQTRKDKAHQLQYEELMAKFKRNLVRDA; from the exons ATGGCTTCAGCTGAAATAGAGAATTCCGGCAAGCCTGAATTTTCTTGGGGTAAAAAGAGAGGCGTTGGTGGAAAGAAGAAAGAGGTTCAGTTTTATGAATCGTTTACTTATGATGGTGTGGAGTATGCTTTATATGATTGTGTATACCTGCAAAATAAGGATAGGGAAGCTGAGCCTTATGTTGGTAAGCTCgttaaaatctggaaaaatgcTGACAACTCTAAGAAGATAAAAGTTCAATGGTTCTTTCGACCATCGGAGATTTCATACTGGCTTGAAAAACTTAGTGTGGTGGCATCAGAGAATGAATTGTTTTTGGCTTCCGGTGATGGTAAAGGTCTTGCAAATGTTAATCCTCTG GAAGCTATTGTTGGAAAATGCTTTGTGGTTTGTGTCTCAAGGGATGACAGGAATCCACAACCTTCAGAAGAACAACTTCGTAATGCTGATTATGTATTTTACCGATCCTTTGATGTTGGACAGTGTAGCATACTAGATAAGATGAATGATAAAGTTGGTGAActagaag TTAGATTCGTATTTAACAGACAAGAGAATGGGATTGACACTGGTCCCATACTTGGTTCCAAGCTTAAAGAGAAGGATAGTAGGATTTCTGTGGCATATGAAGAAACTTTGCAGCATTTAGGGCAACAGCCGCATGAGGTGTTGGAAAGCATAAAAGAAGATGGAAATCATAGTCATCTGGTTGCAAAAGAAGATGCAGAAGCCGGGTATTTACTGTCTAAGGTTGAAACTTCCAATGGACATGCAGAAAGTTTTTTGGACCATTTGAAACCAAGGGTTGGAAAAAGATCTGCCCCCCTTGTTGACCAGTTAAATGGTGAAGTTACCTCAAGCATTAGTCAGAAGAATAATTCAGCTGATGCTAATGCTGCTACAAAACAAGCTAAGGATAGTGTACTGCCTGCCAGTAAGGGAGTGGCGGGAGAGAGATTAGAATGTGATCCTCCTAATTTAGATGATAAGTCCTCTAAAAGAGAAAAGCTGGATGATCCTGTTAAACTAACAGAAAGCAAGGAGAAGATTAACATTGAGCAGTTAACTTCAAATCAGGTTGACTTAAAGAAATCTAGTCTTGTTTCTGTggaagaaaaaacaaaacttGGTCCTAGAAAGGATACTGTTGGGTTGGACAAGCATAGGAAGTTGATAAAAGATTCTAATGTTTTGGATGAGAGACCTTCAAAGAAACTAAAGGTTCAGGAATCTGTCAAGTTATCTGAAGATAACGACAAGAATTATTTGGAGAAGGATAATAGTACAACCAGTGGAAGTAAAGCAAAAGGTTCTCTTGCAGCTGGAAGTTCGGCTGAAGGAACAGGAAAAGCTATGCTTGCTCAAAGTTCATCTAGGCCGGTCAAGGACACAAAATTCAGTGAAGATTCTGGGGCTTTGGGTGACAGACCTTCAAAGAAACTTAAGGTTCAGGAATCTGTCAAGTTATTTGAAGATAAGGACAAGAACAGTTTGGACAGGGCCACAACCAGTGGAAGTAATGCAAAAGGTCCTCTTTTTGCTGGAAGTTCAACTGAAGCTATTGGAAGAGCTAAGCTTGCGCAAAATTCTAATGGTCTAGAAAAGGACACCAAATTTAATGAAGAACCTAAAGCTTTGGAGTACCAACCCTTAAAGAAATTAAAGGATAAAGAATCGAAATCCGTCAACTTGTCTGAGGATAAGAGCAAGAATAATTTGGAGAAGGTGAATATTACAACTAGTGGAAGTAATGAAAAAGGTTTTGGAGCTGGAGGTTTGATTGAAGATAAAAGAAAAGCTACAGTTGCTCAAAATTCTGCCTTGATGGATGATGGCCTTTCAAAGGAGAAGCCTAATGGTAAGGTAAATGAGCTTAACAAAACTATAGCTGGGCCTGAAAAGATCCATACCAAGGAGGAACCTggagaaaagatggaaaaacTTAGTAAAAGTTCTAGTAAGTTGGACAAGGGCCCTCCTGCAGAGATGTGCGAGCTAAAGTTAAGTGAGAACAGTAATGATTCCATTGGACTGGAAAATGGCCCCTCTATGGTGAAGCCTAATGCAAAGACTAATCTACTTGTGAAAAATTGTTTTCGTTCGGGTAAAGGTCCTTCGGAGGAGAAGCTTGATGAGAAGATAAGACCAAACAAAGGCTCAACTAAAAGCTCAAACGCATTTGTTGATGATAAAATTTATGGGAAAATCTTTGACGTCACTCAGAGACCT GAAAAGGGCAAATGGTTCAAGTCACCT GGTATCTTTCTGGAAAGGATGGTTGTAGCACATGATGAAGGAAAGTTGGTTCTGCTCCAGAATTTGGACCCAAGTTTTACGTCAGCAGAGGTAGAG GATATTGTTTGGAGCGTATTTAAGGAAACTTGCACAGCTAAAGTTGTACAGGGAACTGCAATATCTAGcccattttgcg GTCGAGCTCTTGTTATTTTTAATTCAGCAGAAGTTGCAGAGAGGGTCGTTAAAGCATTGATAGATGGATGCTTAATTATATCAAACCGAAG
- the LOC113706941 gene encoding uncharacterized protein isoform X3, producing the protein MASAEIENSGKPEFSWGKKRGVGGKKKEVQFYESFTYDGVEYALYDCVYLQNKDREAEPYVGKLVKIWKNADNSKKIKVQWFFRPSEISYWLEKLSVVASENELFLASGDGKGLANVNPLEAIVGKCFVVCVSRDDRNPQPSEEQLRNADYVFYRSFDVGQCSILDKMNDKVGELEVRFVFNRQENGIDTGPILGSKLKEKDSRISVAYEETLQHLGQQPHEVLESIKEDGNHSHLVAKEDAEAGYLLSKVETSNGHAESFLDHLKPRVGKRSAPLVDQLNGEVTSSISQKNNSADANAATKQAKDSVLPASKGVAGERLECDPPNLDDKSSKREKLDDPVKLTESKEKINIEQLTSNQVDLKKSSLVSVEEKTKLGPRKDTVGLDKHRKLIKDSNVLDERPSKKLKVQESVKLSEDNDKNYLEKDNSTTSGSKAKGSLAAGSSAEGTGKAMLAQSSSRPVKDTKFSEDSGALGDRPSKKLKVQESVKLFEDKDKNSLDRATTSGSNAKGPLFAGSSTEAIGRAKLAQNSNGLEKDTKFNEEPKALEYQPLKKLKDKESKSVNLSEDKSKNNLEKVNITTSGSNEKGFGAGGLIEDKRKATVAQNSALMDDGLSKEKPNGKVNELNKTIAGPEKIHTKEEPGEKMEKLSKSSSKLDKGPPAEMCELKLSENSNDSIGLENGPSMVKPNAKTNLLVKNCFRSGKGPSEEKLDEKIRPNKGSTKSSNAFVDDKIYGKIFDVTQRPEKGKWFKSPGIFLERMVVAHDEGKLVLLQNLDPSFTSAEVEDIVWSVFKETCTAKVVQGTAISSPFCGRALVIFNSAEVAERVVKALIDGCLIISNRRHINYSMRSLWLSLNEI; encoded by the exons ATGGCTTCAGCTGAAATAGAGAATTCCGGCAAGCCTGAATTTTCTTGGGGTAAAAAGAGAGGCGTTGGTGGAAAGAAGAAAGAGGTTCAGTTTTATGAATCGTTTACTTATGATGGTGTGGAGTATGCTTTATATGATTGTGTATACCTGCAAAATAAGGATAGGGAAGCTGAGCCTTATGTTGGTAAGCTCgttaaaatctggaaaaatgcTGACAACTCTAAGAAGATAAAAGTTCAATGGTTCTTTCGACCATCGGAGATTTCATACTGGCTTGAAAAACTTAGTGTGGTGGCATCAGAGAATGAATTGTTTTTGGCTTCCGGTGATGGTAAAGGTCTTGCAAATGTTAATCCTCTG GAAGCTATTGTTGGAAAATGCTTTGTGGTTTGTGTCTCAAGGGATGACAGGAATCCACAACCTTCAGAAGAACAACTTCGTAATGCTGATTATGTATTTTACCGATCCTTTGATGTTGGACAGTGTAGCATACTAGATAAGATGAATGATAAAGTTGGTGAActagaag TTAGATTCGTATTTAACAGACAAGAGAATGGGATTGACACTGGTCCCATACTTGGTTCCAAGCTTAAAGAGAAGGATAGTAGGATTTCTGTGGCATATGAAGAAACTTTGCAGCATTTAGGGCAACAGCCGCATGAGGTGTTGGAAAGCATAAAAGAAGATGGAAATCATAGTCATCTGGTTGCAAAAGAAGATGCAGAAGCCGGGTATTTACTGTCTAAGGTTGAAACTTCCAATGGACATGCAGAAAGTTTTTTGGACCATTTGAAACCAAGGGTTGGAAAAAGATCTGCCCCCCTTGTTGACCAGTTAAATGGTGAAGTTACCTCAAGCATTAGTCAGAAGAATAATTCAGCTGATGCTAATGCTGCTACAAAACAAGCTAAGGATAGTGTACTGCCTGCCAGTAAGGGAGTGGCGGGAGAGAGATTAGAATGTGATCCTCCTAATTTAGATGATAAGTCCTCTAAAAGAGAAAAGCTGGATGATCCTGTTAAACTAACAGAAAGCAAGGAGAAGATTAACATTGAGCAGTTAACTTCAAATCAGGTTGACTTAAAGAAATCTAGTCTTGTTTCTGTggaagaaaaaacaaaacttGGTCCTAGAAAGGATACTGTTGGGTTGGACAAGCATAGGAAGTTGATAAAAGATTCTAATGTTTTGGATGAGAGACCTTCAAAGAAACTAAAGGTTCAGGAATCTGTCAAGTTATCTGAAGATAACGACAAGAATTATTTGGAGAAGGATAATAGTACAACCAGTGGAAGTAAAGCAAAAGGTTCTCTTGCAGCTGGAAGTTCGGCTGAAGGAACAGGAAAAGCTATGCTTGCTCAAAGTTCATCTAGGCCGGTCAAGGACACAAAATTCAGTGAAGATTCTGGGGCTTTGGGTGACAGACCTTCAAAGAAACTTAAGGTTCAGGAATCTGTCAAGTTATTTGAAGATAAGGACAAGAACAGTTTGGACAGGGCCACAACCAGTGGAAGTAATGCAAAAGGTCCTCTTTTTGCTGGAAGTTCAACTGAAGCTATTGGAAGAGCTAAGCTTGCGCAAAATTCTAATGGTCTAGAAAAGGACACCAAATTTAATGAAGAACCTAAAGCTTTGGAGTACCAACCCTTAAAGAAATTAAAGGATAAAGAATCGAAATCCGTCAACTTGTCTGAGGATAAGAGCAAGAATAATTTGGAGAAGGTGAATATTACAACTAGTGGAAGTAATGAAAAAGGTTTTGGAGCTGGAGGTTTGATTGAAGATAAAAGAAAAGCTACAGTTGCTCAAAATTCTGCCTTGATGGATGATGGCCTTTCAAAGGAGAAGCCTAATGGTAAGGTAAATGAGCTTAACAAAACTATAGCTGGGCCTGAAAAGATCCATACCAAGGAGGAACCTggagaaaagatggaaaaacTTAGTAAAAGTTCTAGTAAGTTGGACAAGGGCCCTCCTGCAGAGATGTGCGAGCTAAAGTTAAGTGAGAACAGTAATGATTCCATTGGACTGGAAAATGGCCCCTCTATGGTGAAGCCTAATGCAAAGACTAATCTACTTGTGAAAAATTGTTTTCGTTCGGGTAAAGGTCCTTCGGAGGAGAAGCTTGATGAGAAGATAAGACCAAACAAAGGCTCAACTAAAAGCTCAAACGCATTTGTTGATGATAAAATTTATGGGAAAATCTTTGACGTCACTCAGAGACCT GAAAAGGGCAAATGGTTCAAGTCACCT GGTATCTTTCTGGAAAGGATGGTTGTAGCACATGATGAAGGAAAGTTGGTTCTGCTCCAGAATTTGGACCCAAGTTTTACGTCAGCAGAGGTAGAG GATATTGTTTGGAGCGTATTTAAGGAAACTTGCACAGCTAAAGTTGTACAGGGAACTGCAATATCTAGcccattttgcg GTCGAGCTCTTGTTATTTTTAATTCAGCAGAAGTTGCAGAGAGGGTCGTTAAAGCATTGATAGATGGATGCTTAATTATATCAAACCGAAG
- the LOC113706941 gene encoding uncharacterized protein isoform X4, giving the protein MASAEIENSGKPEFSWGKKRGVGGKKKEVQFYESFTYDGVEYALYDCVYLQNKDREAEPYVGKLVKIWKNADNSKKIKVQWFFRPSEISYWLEKLSVVASENELFLASGDGKGLANVNPLEAIVGKCFVVCVSRDDRNPQPSEEQLRNADYVFYRSFDVGQCSILDKMNDKVGELEVRFVFNRQENGIDTGPILGSKLKEKDSRISVAYEETLQHLGQQPHEVLESIKEDGNHSHLVAKEDAEAGYLLSKVETSNGHAESFLDHLKPRVGKRSAPLVDQLNGEVTSSISQKNNSADANAATKQAKDSVLPASKGVAGERLECDPPNLDDKSSKREKLDDPVKLTESKEKINIEQLTSNQVDLKKSSLVSVEEKTKLGPRKDTVGLDKHRKLIKDSNVLDERPSKKLKVQESVKLSEDNDKNYLEKDNSTTSGSKAKGSLAAGSSAEGTGKAMLAQSSSRPVKDTKFSEDSGALGDRPSKKLKVQESVKLFEDKDKNSLDRATTSGSNAKGPLFAGSSTEAIGRAKLAQNSNGLEKDTKFNEEPKALEYQPLKKLKDKESKSVNLSEDKSKNNLEKVNITTSGSNEKGFGAGGLIEDKRKATVAQNSALMDDGLSKEKPNGKVNELNKTIAGPEKIHTKEEPGEKMEKLSKSSSKLDKGPPAEMCELKLSENSNDSIGLENGPSMVKPNAKTNLLVKNCFRSGKGPSEEKLDEKIRPNKGSTKSSNAFVDDKIYGKIFDVTQRPVKCYLGMSEDEASIEVEYIMRAILPIWGLTNCGR; this is encoded by the exons ATGGCTTCAGCTGAAATAGAGAATTCCGGCAAGCCTGAATTTTCTTGGGGTAAAAAGAGAGGCGTTGGTGGAAAGAAGAAAGAGGTTCAGTTTTATGAATCGTTTACTTATGATGGTGTGGAGTATGCTTTATATGATTGTGTATACCTGCAAAATAAGGATAGGGAAGCTGAGCCTTATGTTGGTAAGCTCgttaaaatctggaaaaatgcTGACAACTCTAAGAAGATAAAAGTTCAATGGTTCTTTCGACCATCGGAGATTTCATACTGGCTTGAAAAACTTAGTGTGGTGGCATCAGAGAATGAATTGTTTTTGGCTTCCGGTGATGGTAAAGGTCTTGCAAATGTTAATCCTCTG GAAGCTATTGTTGGAAAATGCTTTGTGGTTTGTGTCTCAAGGGATGACAGGAATCCACAACCTTCAGAAGAACAACTTCGTAATGCTGATTATGTATTTTACCGATCCTTTGATGTTGGACAGTGTAGCATACTAGATAAGATGAATGATAAAGTTGGTGAActagaag TTAGATTCGTATTTAACAGACAAGAGAATGGGATTGACACTGGTCCCATACTTGGTTCCAAGCTTAAAGAGAAGGATAGTAGGATTTCTGTGGCATATGAAGAAACTTTGCAGCATTTAGGGCAACAGCCGCATGAGGTGTTGGAAAGCATAAAAGAAGATGGAAATCATAGTCATCTGGTTGCAAAAGAAGATGCAGAAGCCGGGTATTTACTGTCTAAGGTTGAAACTTCCAATGGACATGCAGAAAGTTTTTTGGACCATTTGAAACCAAGGGTTGGAAAAAGATCTGCCCCCCTTGTTGACCAGTTAAATGGTGAAGTTACCTCAAGCATTAGTCAGAAGAATAATTCAGCTGATGCTAATGCTGCTACAAAACAAGCTAAGGATAGTGTACTGCCTGCCAGTAAGGGAGTGGCGGGAGAGAGATTAGAATGTGATCCTCCTAATTTAGATGATAAGTCCTCTAAAAGAGAAAAGCTGGATGATCCTGTTAAACTAACAGAAAGCAAGGAGAAGATTAACATTGAGCAGTTAACTTCAAATCAGGTTGACTTAAAGAAATCTAGTCTTGTTTCTGTggaagaaaaaacaaaacttGGTCCTAGAAAGGATACTGTTGGGTTGGACAAGCATAGGAAGTTGATAAAAGATTCTAATGTTTTGGATGAGAGACCTTCAAAGAAACTAAAGGTTCAGGAATCTGTCAAGTTATCTGAAGATAACGACAAGAATTATTTGGAGAAGGATAATAGTACAACCAGTGGAAGTAAAGCAAAAGGTTCTCTTGCAGCTGGAAGTTCGGCTGAAGGAACAGGAAAAGCTATGCTTGCTCAAAGTTCATCTAGGCCGGTCAAGGACACAAAATTCAGTGAAGATTCTGGGGCTTTGGGTGACAGACCTTCAAAGAAACTTAAGGTTCAGGAATCTGTCAAGTTATTTGAAGATAAGGACAAGAACAGTTTGGACAGGGCCACAACCAGTGGAAGTAATGCAAAAGGTCCTCTTTTTGCTGGAAGTTCAACTGAAGCTATTGGAAGAGCTAAGCTTGCGCAAAATTCTAATGGTCTAGAAAAGGACACCAAATTTAATGAAGAACCTAAAGCTTTGGAGTACCAACCCTTAAAGAAATTAAAGGATAAAGAATCGAAATCCGTCAACTTGTCTGAGGATAAGAGCAAGAATAATTTGGAGAAGGTGAATATTACAACTAGTGGAAGTAATGAAAAAGGTTTTGGAGCTGGAGGTTTGATTGAAGATAAAAGAAAAGCTACAGTTGCTCAAAATTCTGCCTTGATGGATGATGGCCTTTCAAAGGAGAAGCCTAATGGTAAGGTAAATGAGCTTAACAAAACTATAGCTGGGCCTGAAAAGATCCATACCAAGGAGGAACCTggagaaaagatggaaaaacTTAGTAAAAGTTCTAGTAAGTTGGACAAGGGCCCTCCTGCAGAGATGTGCGAGCTAAAGTTAAGTGAGAACAGTAATGATTCCATTGGACTGGAAAATGGCCCCTCTATGGTGAAGCCTAATGCAAAGACTAATCTACTTGTGAAAAATTGTTTTCGTTCGGGTAAAGGTCCTTCGGAGGAGAAGCTTGATGAGAAGATAAGACCAAACAAAGGCTCAACTAAAAGCTCAAACGCATTTGTTGATGATAAAATTTATGGGAAAATCTTTGACGTCACTCAGAGACCT GTGAAATGTTACCTCGGAATGTCTGAGGATGAGGCCTCAATTGAAGTGGAATATATTATGAGGGCCATACTCCCCATATGGGGACTAACCAATTGTGGTCGATAG